Sequence from the Corallococcus sp. EGB genome:
ATCGTGGAGGCGCTGCCGCACCGGGCGGGCCCCCGGGCGACCCCACCGGAGTCCCGGCCCGTGCACTGGGCGGACGTGCCCCCGGAGCGGGCGCTGGTGCTGGAGTCGCAGGGGGTGCTCTTCGGCGTGCCGCTCGCTTGCGTCTCCCAGGTGGTGCCCCGGGGCGAGGCCTTCAGCGTGCTCCCGGTGCAGAGCGGGCCGGTGGCGGGGGTCTATCCCCACGCACAGGCGTTGTGGCCCATCTGCTCGATTCCGGCCCTCCTGGGGGCGCCGGCCCGGGTGGAGGAGCTGTTCGTCCTCACGGAGCTGGCGGGCCGGAACGTGGGGCTGGCGGCCACCCGGGTGCTCGGCGTGCTGCAGAAGTTCAAGCCGGCCGAGCTGCCTGGAACATTCCGGGCGCCAGGGCTGCCGGATCCGGTGATGTTACTGGACCTGCAGCGCATGTTTTCTTGATCGGCCCAAAGCGCGAATCCTAAGCTTCTCCGATTGACACAGGGCGTGCAGGCAGGCTTGCTCGCCCGAAATCTCAAACGAATTCAGGGGGGTATGCGCCCCCCGAGGCCGGAGCCGATGCCCAAGAATCTGCTGATCGCCGACGACTCGCTCACCATCCGCAAGGTGATCGGGATGATCTTCGCGACGGAAGACTTCCAGGTGACCGCGGTGGACAACGGGCTGGACGCCATCTCCCGCACGCGTGAGCTGCGTCCGGACGTGGTGCTCGCCGACGTGATGATGCCGGGCAAGAGCGGCTACGAGGTCTGCGAGGCGCTCAAGAACGACCCCGCCACGCAGGGCATCCCGGTGCTGCTCCTGGCCGGCACCTTCGAGGCGTTCGACGAGAACCGCGCGAAGGCCGCCCGGGCGGACGACCACATCACCAAGCCCTTCGAGAGCCAGATCCTCCTGGACAAGGTGAAGGCGCTGGTGGGCCAGAAGTCCAACACGATGCCCGCCTCCGCCGCGACGCGCGTGCTGCCCCAGGCCGCCGCTCCGGGCGCCCCGGCCGCTGCTCCGCCCGCCGCGGTGCCTCCGGGCGCGCGTCCCGCGGGTGCGCCGCCTCCGGGCGCGGTGCCTCCGGGGGCCCGTCCTCCGGGGCCGGGCGTGCCTCCGCCTCCGGGCGCGCGTCCTCCGGGCGCGGGTGTTCCGCCGCCTCCCGGCGCGGCGCGTCCGCTGCCGGGCGCGGTGCCTCCGGGGGCCCGTCCTCCGGGCGCGCCGCCAGCTGGCGCCATGCCCCCGGGCGCGCGTCCTCCTCCCGGTGCCATGCCTCCGGGCGCGCGTCCTCCGGGTGCCGTGCCCCCGGGCGCGGTTCCTCCCGGCGCGCGTCCGCCGGGGCCGGGCGTACCGCCTCCCGGCGCGCGGCCTCCGGGGCCGGGCGTGCCTCCGCCTCCGGGCATGGCCGCGCGTCCTCCGGGCCCTGGTGCTCCGAGCATCCCGGGTGGCTTCCCGCGTCCTCCGGGCGCCGCGACGCTGCCGTCCGCGCCTCCTCCGGCCGCGGTGCCGCCGGCGGCCCGGGCCCGGGATCCGTTCGGGCTGGGCGCACCGTCCGCTCCGCCCGCGGCGCAGGCCCGCCAGGAGAGCATCCGCATCGAGGACTCGCTGCCGGACACCAGCGGTGCGGAGGAGATCTCCCTGGACATCGGCGGGCCTCCGGCCCCTGCCGCCCCGCCCGCGCCCCAGGCCCGTCCGGCCGCGGATGGCGGCGAGGCGCTGCTGCGCGAGGCGCTGTCGAAGGCGTCCCGCGAGGTCA
This genomic interval carries:
- a CDS encoding chemotaxis protein CheW, encoding MTVLGLAPNAGRLLGSRAVPFESGRRLCLLVEAGETRYAVEATSVIEVAMPGARGASLRGVLEVKDLSALLGGPPEDVPGMVVVLDVSPTLAVRVRSVVEVADVARDPFFLLPPGLADSLAPLSRGAVLHKDRLYLELIVEALPHRAGPRATPPESRPVHWADVPPERALVLESQGVLFGVPLACVSQVVPRGEAFSVLPVQSGPVAGVYPHAQALWPICSIPALLGAPARVEELFVLTELAGRNVGLAATRVLGVLQKFKPAELPGTFRAPGLPDPVMLLDLQRMFS
- a CDS encoding PleD family two-component system response regulator — translated: MPKNLLIADDSLTIRKVIGMIFATEDFQVTAVDNGLDAISRTRELRPDVVLADVMMPGKSGYEVCEALKNDPATQGIPVLLLAGTFEAFDENRAKAARADDHITKPFESQILLDKVKALVGQKSNTMPASAATRVLPQAAAPGAPAAAPPAAVPPGARPAGAPPPGAVPPGARPPGPGVPPPPGARPPGAGVPPPPGAARPLPGAVPPGARPPGAPPAGAMPPGARPPPGAMPPGARPPGAVPPGAVPPGARPPGPGVPPPGARPPGPGVPPPPGMAARPPGPGAPSIPGGFPRPPGAATLPSAPPPAAVPPAARARDPFGLGAPSAPPAAQARQESIRIEDSLPDTSGAEEISLDIGGPPAPAAPPAPQARPAADGGEALLREALSKASREVIEKIAWEVVPQLAETIIREELERLIKDRETQH